Proteins encoded by one window of Blautia luti:
- a CDS encoding response regulator, whose amino-acid sequence MDGYTATRQIRELPNRFHSHIPIIAVSANAFDEDMEASYEAGMNGHLAKPIIESELLKTLGEIWFDNFFMID is encoded by the coding sequence ATGGATGGATATACTGCCACACGGCAGATTCGCGAACTGCCCAATAGATTCCATTCCCATATCCCGATCATCGCAGTTTCAGCAAACGCCTTTGACGAAGACATGGAAGCTTCCTATGAAGCAGGAATGAACGGTCATCTGGCAAAGCCGATCATTGAATCGGAACTTCTGAAGACCCTGGGTGAAATATGGTTTGACAATTTTTTTATGATTGACTAA
- a CDS encoding helix-turn-helix domain-containing protein, with protein MSEFSDLLSSYIEEKEIKVYALLEYCNLDRSTMYKIINGKRNPTSEAVFQKIAEFLHLTPAEYQKFKEAYTISKIGRDLYYKRKYTENYLVDFPKTFSAKPVLFLDVLKKMKADDDYNIDMINTSDCIAVSTHLELNHLLYYMVSLEIQKSSGKIALLLQPDYDFLLNMLSSLKPNGNLKIEHIFCMSKTNQMSDNHEIYNLLYLNKILPLYFSNMDYHPYFFYEDIFAHYYSMNGLSCMILSSEYAITCNSDYTMGILHRNPAVVSMLWSLYDSYQDKCHPLFCATEYLSMDGNDFSSPVYSETPSYVLQPEACMVPFVDRQILNGAIIPEFPDRDMAIEQMTALLNANQTKMENGLAHVYFTKRGLAEFARQGRIKEIPDCFYRPLTVKERIHLMERILPCCQNGNYRLLKNPLNQLSDNLHLCVNKNFGYLLFNNIHNRTICLVINESSILTTFMDYLSSLDDNTLYTGEETAEFVQILIDELKNTSLSE; from the coding sequence ATGTCAGAATTTTCCGATCTGCTCAGTTCCTATATCGAAGAAAAAGAAATCAAAGTATATGCTCTCCTGGAATATTGTAATCTTGACCGTTCGACCATGTATAAAATCATTAATGGAAAACGCAATCCCACATCAGAAGCAGTATTTCAGAAAATAGCTGAATTTCTCCATCTGACTCCTGCGGAATATCAAAAATTCAAAGAGGCCTATACTATTTCAAAGATAGGCAGGGACCTTTATTATAAGCGGAAGTATACAGAGAATTATCTGGTGGATTTTCCCAAAACCTTTTCCGCAAAACCAGTATTGTTTCTGGATGTTTTAAAGAAAATGAAGGCTGACGATGACTATAATATAGATATGATAAATACATCTGACTGTATTGCAGTTTCCACTCATCTGGAATTAAATCATCTTCTGTATTATATGGTTTCTTTGGAAATACAGAAATCTTCTGGAAAAATTGCTCTGTTATTACAGCCGGATTATGATTTTTTGCTGAATATGCTTTCCAGCCTGAAACCCAATGGAAATTTAAAAATCGAGCATATATTTTGTATGAGTAAGACGAATCAGATGTCAGATAATCATGAAATCTATAATCTGTTGTATCTGAATAAAATCCTGCCACTGTATTTCTCAAACATGGATTATCATCCATATTTTTTTTATGAGGACATATTTGCCCACTATTACAGTATGAATGGTCTTTCCTGTATGATATTATCTTCAGAATATGCTATTACCTGTAATTCAGATTATACAATGGGAATCCTTCACAGAAATCCAGCGGTGGTTTCTATGCTCTGGAGTTTGTATGATTCGTATCAGGATAAATGTCATCCATTATTTTGCGCTACAGAATATCTGTCTATGGATGGAAATGATTTCAGCAGTCCTGTTTACAGTGAAACACCAAGTTATGTACTTCAGCCGGAGGCATGTATGGTGCCATTTGTGGACAGGCAGATTCTGAATGGAGCAATTATACCGGAATTTCCCGACAGAGACATGGCAATCGAACAGATGACAGCACTTCTGAATGCGAATCAGACCAAAATGGAAAATGGTCTTGCTCATGTATATTTTACCAAGAGGGGATTGGCTGAATTCGCCAGACAGGGACGTATCAAGGAAATTCCGGACTGTTTTTACAGACCTCTTACTGTAAAAGAGAGAATCCATCTGATGGAACGGATCCTTCCCTGTTGTCAGAATGGAAATTATCGTCTGTTGAAAAATCCTTTAAATCAGCTTTCAGATAATCTTCATCTGTGTGTAAATAAAAATTTCGGCTACCTGCTGTTTAACAATATACATAATCGTACCATCTGTCTGGTAATTAATGAATCCAGTATTCTTACTACTTTTATGGACTATCTGTCCAGTCTGGATGACAATACATTGTATACAGGCGAAGAGACGGCGGAATTTGTACAGATACTGATTGATGAACTAAAAAATACCTCTCTGTCAGAATGA
- a CDS encoding alpha-amylase family glycosyl hydrolase yields the protein MSWYNEAIFYHIYPLGLTGAPKHNDYSAPVSRLNTLLPWIDHIKEIGCTALYIGPLFESVGHGYETTDYKKLDSRLGTNEDLKNFVEACHEKGIKVIFDGVFNHTGRDFFAFKDIQQNREHSRYLNWYCNVNFGGNNEYNDGFSYENWGGYNLLVKLNQRNPEVQNYICDVIRFWVSEFDVDGIRLDAADVLDFDFMRALRRTAAEVKEDFWLMGEVIHGDYSRWVNGETLHSVTNYALHKALYSGHNDHNYFEIAHTVKYLQNMGNLDLYNFVDNHDVERIYTKLSNKALFAPVHVLLYTLPGIPSIYYGSEFGIEGKKEKFSDDSLRPALNLEDYADAVQKNPCTALIAALGKVRQHTPALSYGSYAELQLTNRQFAFARDLDGVRVIVTVNNDDNAAGMNLPAGNCAEYIGTLTGQKVSVQGGCINVTVAANSGEIWVPAGEMPEYTPIKTEIPTKTAKAEEKIAEPVSIQSETPVQDVNLAAAETATAKAEEQQPEKTAENHTSEAAAVPEEPVKTVTVDPNKSPEDMTVEELQQAILAKMANNGPVTDQMKKTVYDNIWHDSLVNWFKSFR from the coding sequence ATGAGCTGGTATAACGAGGCAATTTTCTATCACATCTATCCACTGGGCTTAACCGGTGCACCGAAACACAATGACTACAGTGCTCCAGTTTCCCGTCTGAACACATTACTTCCATGGATTGACCACATCAAAGAAATCGGATGTACAGCATTATACATTGGACCTTTATTCGAGAGTGTGGGACATGGTTACGAAACTACTGATTACAAGAAGCTGGATTCCCGTCTTGGAACGAACGAAGATCTCAAAAACTTCGTAGAGGCATGTCATGAAAAAGGAATCAAAGTTATTTTCGACGGCGTATTTAACCATACAGGTCGTGATTTCTTCGCATTCAAAGACATTCAGCAGAACCGTGAACATTCCAGATATCTCAACTGGTACTGTAATGTAAACTTCGGTGGAAACAATGAATACAACGACGGTTTCTCCTACGAAAACTGGGGTGGCTATAACCTCCTGGTAAAATTAAATCAAAGAAATCCGGAAGTACAGAATTACATCTGCGATGTGATCCGTTTCTGGGTATCCGAATTTGATGTAGATGGAATCCGCCTTGACGCAGCAGACGTTCTTGATTTCGATTTCATGCGTGCCCTGCGCCGTACAGCAGCAGAAGTAAAAGAAGATTTCTGGCTTATGGGCGAGGTCATCCACGGAGATTACAGCCGCTGGGTAAACGGAGAAACTCTTCACAGCGTAACAAACTACGCACTGCACAAAGCACTCTACAGTGGACACAATGATCATAACTATTTCGAGATCGCCCATACTGTAAAATATCTCCAGAATATGGGAAACCTGGATCTCTACAACTTTGTGGACAACCATGACGTAGAACGTATTTATACCAAGCTTTCCAATAAAGCACTTTTTGCACCTGTCCATGTATTACTCTATACACTTCCAGGTATACCAAGCATCTATTATGGTTCCGAATTCGGCATCGAGGGAAAGAAAGAGAAATTCTCAGACGACAGTCTCAGACCTGCGTTGAACCTCGAAGATTATGCAGATGCTGTACAGAAGAATCCATGCACTGCACTGATCGCAGCCCTTGGAAAAGTAAGACAGCATACACCTGCGTTAAGCTACGGAAGCTATGCAGAACTCCAGCTTACCAACCGCCAGTTCGCATTTGCCCGTGACCTTGATGGAGTTCGCGTGATCGTTACTGTAAATAATGATGACAACGCAGCAGGCATGAACCTCCCGGCAGGAAACTGCGCAGAATACATCGGAACCTTAACAGGTCAGAAAGTATCCGTCCAGGGTGGCTGCATCAATGTAACAGTAGCTGCCAACAGCGGAGAAATCTGGGTTCCTGCAGGCGAAATGCCGGAATATACACCTATAAAAACAGAAATTCCAACTAAAACTGCAAAAGCAGAAGAAAAAATAGCAGAGCCAGTTTCCATCCAGTCGGAAACTCCTGTACAGGATGTAAATCTCGCAGCTGCAGAAACCGCAACAGCGAAAGCTGAAGAACAGCAGCCGGAAAAAACAGCTGAAAACCATACTTCTGAGGCAGCCGCAGTTCCTGAAGAACCAGTTAAGACAGTAACAGTAGATCCAAATAAATCTCCGGAAGACATGACTGTAGAAGAATTACAGCAGGCTATCCTTGCCAAAATGGCAAATAATGGTCCTGTTACAGACCAGATGAAGAAAACCGTATATGACAACATCTGGCATGATTCTCTGGTAAACTGGTTTAAGAGCTTCCGCTGA
- a CDS encoding helix-turn-helix transcriptional regulator: MTVITAPMGYGKSTAVNWYLSQCMKTESAVSVRINVYSDNLSVFWKGIRNSFSRLGITLLNEYDCPADTASAEFIADDFIHSFQSDLSCYIFIDDFHLLKNKHIANFFGCLAKRLPENIHLILASRDRIFSDASLLLLGRNLYQINVDQLRLNRSEIGIYARRCGIMLNESSLEILSDSSEGWFSAVYLNLCVYLKEGEFANHRSDIYRMFAAAMILPLPEMQQEFLTVMGLADEFTDDMAREITRNPDTESILRILTEQNAFVKRLSDNRYRFHHMMKECAQQTFSTLDTKKQQIYLNRYGTWYEKHHMYLHALSAYRKSTDYDGVLRIIQKDAGILLSSLNPSAILELIEQCPVSFLKNHPLSVLVLMRNMFNWKKIPEMLKLKDLLMQGISEHPEITQNERENLLGECDLIMSFLMYNDIEQMSHFHRSAATRMSRPAISIQNKGGWTFGSPSVLLMFHREPGKLNRELNKMEDCMPYYYKVTNGHGYGAEHMMAAEAEFIKGHFVDAQIKLEEAWEKIAEKGQKSISLCGDFLSYRLAVCMNTNPETIINQRRRQLIQQHNIMWINIFDSICAYYYALTEEDKIPALFRRHQLSSVNFLAPGKPMMDMIENQVYLAQKEYARVIGRSERLLALCENMHYDMVSLHIRIQTAAAYEHLGKYVNAQRILKKAFVQAQPDNILMPFVENYEYLSCTYKQIAATGKNEFLMQIMELGQKYEEHLSNIRLQKSYPEIFQSLTEREQKIADMIAEHLSNKEIAEKMFLSEGTIKQYINQIYSKLQITGDIRNKRKQLIELFHQ; encoded by the coding sequence ATGACAGTAATAACAGCACCTATGGGATACGGAAAATCCACGGCAGTAAACTGGTATTTGTCCCAATGCATGAAAACAGAATCAGCAGTCTCTGTCCGGATCAATGTCTATTCAGACAATCTGTCTGTTTTCTGGAAAGGAATTCGGAACAGTTTCTCACGATTGGGGATAACTCTTCTGAACGAATACGATTGTCCCGCTGATACTGCATCAGCAGAATTTATTGCTGATGATTTCATCCATTCCTTTCAAAGCGATCTGTCCTGCTACATATTTATCGATGATTTTCATCTGCTGAAAAACAAACACATTGCAAACTTTTTCGGCTGTCTTGCCAAAAGACTTCCCGAAAATATCCATCTGATCCTTGCCAGCCGTGACCGCATTTTTTCAGATGCCTCACTTCTTCTGTTGGGGAGGAATCTCTATCAGATCAATGTGGATCAACTGCGTCTGAACAGATCAGAAATTGGTATATATGCCCGCAGATGTGGAATTATGCTGAACGAGTCTTCACTGGAAATACTTTCAGATTCCAGCGAAGGCTGGTTTTCTGCTGTATATCTGAATTTATGTGTCTATCTAAAAGAAGGCGAATTTGCGAACCACAGATCAGATATTTACAGAATGTTTGCTGCTGCCATGATTCTTCCTCTGCCGGAAATGCAGCAGGAATTCCTGACTGTAATGGGACTTGCGGATGAATTTACAGATGATATGGCACGGGAAATTACCCGGAATCCTGACACTGAATCTATTCTCCGAATCCTGACGGAACAAAATGCATTTGTTAAACGTCTGTCTGACAATAGATATCGTTTTCATCATATGATGAAGGAATGTGCACAACAGACATTTTCAACTTTGGACACCAAAAAACAACAGATATATCTGAATCGTTATGGCACATGGTATGAAAAACATCATATGTATCTTCATGCATTGTCAGCCTATCGGAAAAGTACAGATTATGACGGTGTTCTCCGCATTATTCAAAAAGATGCAGGAATTCTTCTGTCATCTTTAAATCCTTCTGCTATATTAGAGCTTATAGAACAGTGTCCTGTATCTTTTCTAAAAAATCATCCATTATCTGTACTGGTACTGATGCGTAATATGTTTAACTGGAAAAAAATCCCTGAAATGTTGAAGCTAAAGGATCTTCTGATGCAGGGAATTTCTGAACATCCGGAAATCACACAGAATGAACGGGAGAATCTTCTCGGTGAATGTGATCTTATCATGAGTTTTCTGATGTACAATGATATTGAGCAAATGAGCCACTTTCACCGCAGTGCAGCCACCCGAATGTCACGTCCAGCTATCAGCATTCAGAATAAGGGAGGCTGGACTTTTGGTTCTCCATCTGTACTTTTGATGTTTCACCGGGAACCTGGAAAATTGAACAGAGAATTGAATAAAATGGAAGATTGTATGCCCTATTATTATAAGGTTACTAATGGTCATGGATATGGGGCAGAACACATGATGGCTGCAGAAGCAGAATTTATAAAAGGACATTTTGTGGATGCCCAGATTAAACTGGAAGAAGCCTGGGAGAAAATTGCAGAAAAAGGCCAGAAAAGCATTTCCTTATGTGGAGATTTTTTGTCGTACAGACTGGCTGTGTGTATGAATACGAATCCGGAAACAATTATAAATCAACGACGCAGACAACTGATTCAGCAGCACAATATTATGTGGATCAACATTTTTGACAGTATCTGCGCATACTATTATGCTTTAACTGAAGAAGACAAAATCCCGGCGCTTTTCCGCAGACATCAGCTTTCTTCTGTAAACTTTCTGGCACCTGGAAAGCCAATGATGGATATGATTGAGAATCAGGTCTATCTGGCGCAAAAAGAATATGCCAGGGTGATTGGAAGAAGTGAACGACTGCTTGCCCTGTGTGAAAATATGCACTATGACATGGTATCGCTTCATATTCGCATTCAGACTGCTGCGGCTTATGAACATCTTGGAAAGTATGTAAATGCTCAAAGAATCCTGAAGAAAGCTTTCGTACAGGCACAACCTGATAATATCCTGATGCCATTTGTAGAAAATTACGAATATTTATCCTGTACATATAAACAAATTGCAGCAACTGGTAAAAACGAATTTCTTATGCAGATCATGGAACTTGGACAGAAATATGAGGAGCATCTGTCGAATATCCGTCTGCAAAAATCTTATCCGGAAATTTTCCAGTCCCTTACAGAACGTGAACAGAAAATTGCAGACATGATAGCAGAACATCTGAGCAATAAAGAAATTGCAGAAAAAATGTTTCTTTCAGAAGGAACCATTAAACAATATATCAATCAGATTTATTCAAAACTGCAGATCACCGGAGATATCAGAAACAAACGGAAACAGCTTATAGAATTGTTTCATCAATAA
- a CDS encoding beta-mannosidase — MKTIKLNGIWELSEGNDHSLCQVQVPGTVLSGLLNAGKIEDPFYRTNEEQTRKLFWKDYVFERSFSVEADLLTEDQILLICEGLDTLTDIYINDHLIAATDNMHRTWKFPVKEYLKEGENQIRIIFHSVLQYIENYTYAEHKEIHYVPCGGMKGNQLLRKAHSMFGWDWGPQTIDAGIFRDIYLEGFSHPRMEDIIFHQKHQDGKVTVTAEIQLSKKNISLNNCCDHTVSNTVSPDYKYENYTVNIEISGPDYTRNQTLTAGQNGRVTFTFDIENPHLWWPNGYGKQPLYNVTVTLRSNTDNILETVNRRIGLRTLTISQEKDQWGSEFAFCVNGLKIFTRGGNYIPEDCLYTRISHETQKYLLESCKRANFNCVRVWGGGYYPSDHFYDLCDEMGLIVWQDLMYACNVYDVTKAFGESCRQETLDNVKRLRHHASLGLWCGNNEIESAWNHWQDFQTETPYLRADYVKLFEDILPDAVKETDQDTFYWPSSPSSGGCFDNPDDENRGDTHYWDVWHGQKPFTDYQKYHFRFCSEFGFQSFPCMKTVKSYTEEKDRNIFSRVMESHQKNDAANGKILYYLSENFQYPHSLNHLLYVSQILQGMAMKYGVDHWRRNRGRCMGTLYWQVNDNWPVASWSSIDYFGRWKALHYMAKKFYAPLAVSMRKDGEIFRAYLENETAQTQEWTATISVKNMKCEILDSVQAAGSTTPFKAEEIIQIDVSNWKKQEDYVFVETVLKLSDGTVLTDTETLVPYKYVELETPEINIDVEEQKDTYLLKIKANCFVPFLSLDFKDADVTLEDNFFHITDTEEKVIRADKKDIRNGSFKNAQNMKNRLEILTLIPVKDGVRN, encoded by the coding sequence TTGAAAACCATAAAGTTGAACGGAATCTGGGAACTAAGCGAAGGAAACGATCATTCCCTCTGCCAGGTTCAGGTACCCGGAACTGTATTGTCCGGACTGCTGAACGCAGGTAAAATTGAGGATCCATTTTACCGAACTAATGAAGAGCAGACCAGAAAATTATTCTGGAAAGATTATGTATTTGAACGCAGCTTTTCTGTGGAGGCAGATCTGCTCACGGAAGATCAGATTCTGTTGATCTGTGAAGGTCTGGATACTCTTACAGATATCTACATTAATGATCATCTTATAGCAGCTACAGATAACATGCACCGTACATGGAAATTTCCTGTAAAAGAGTATCTGAAAGAGGGCGAAAACCAGATTCGTATCATATTTCACTCTGTTCTCCAGTATATTGAAAACTATACTTATGCAGAACACAAGGAAATACATTATGTGCCCTGCGGTGGAATGAAAGGCAATCAGCTCCTGCGAAAAGCACATTCCATGTTCGGGTGGGACTGGGGTCCACAGACCATTGATGCAGGAATTTTCCGTGATATTTATCTGGAAGGATTCAGCCACCCACGTATGGAAGACATCATATTCCATCAGAAACATCAGGACGGCAAAGTTACTGTAACAGCAGAGATACAGCTTAGCAAAAAGAATATTTCCCTCAACAACTGCTGCGATCATACAGTTTCCAATACTGTCAGTCCGGACTATAAATATGAAAACTATACCGTAAATATTGAAATCAGCGGTCCGGACTATACCCGGAATCAGACACTGACAGCAGGCCAGAACGGTAGAGTAACTTTCACATTTGATATTGAAAATCCACATTTATGGTGGCCTAACGGATACGGCAAACAGCCTCTTTATAATGTAACCGTAACACTCCGAAGCAACACTGATAACATCCTGGAAACAGTCAACAGACGAATCGGTCTGCGCACTTTAACCATAAGTCAGGAGAAAGATCAGTGGGGCAGTGAGTTCGCATTCTGCGTCAACGGTCTGAAAATTTTTACAAGAGGCGGAAACTATATTCCGGAAGACTGTCTGTACACCAGAATTTCCCATGAAACCCAGAAATATCTGCTGGAATCCTGCAAAAGAGCCAACTTTAACTGCGTCCGTGTGTGGGGCGGTGGCTATTATCCATCCGATCATTTCTATGATCTCTGCGATGAAATGGGGCTTATCGTATGGCAGGATCTGATGTATGCCTGCAATGTATATGACGTAACAAAAGCATTCGGAGAAAGCTGCCGACAGGAGACTCTGGATAACGTAAAACGTCTCCGTCATCATGCAAGCCTGGGCTTATGGTGTGGAAATAATGAGATTGAATCTGCCTGGAATCACTGGCAGGATTTCCAGACAGAGACCCCTTATCTCCGCGCAGATTACGTAAAATTATTCGAAGATATCCTTCCGGATGCAGTGAAAGAAACAGATCAGGATACTTTCTACTGGCCGTCTTCCCCGTCATCAGGAGGTTGCTTTGACAACCCGGATGATGAAAACAGAGGTGACACCCATTACTGGGATGTATGGCATGGACAGAAACCATTCACAGACTATCAGAAATACCATTTCCGTTTCTGTTCAGAATTCGGTTTTCAGTCATTCCCATGCATGAAAACAGTAAAAAGCTATACAGAAGAAAAAGATCGAAACATTTTCTCCAGAGTAATGGAAAGCCATCAGAAAAATGACGCTGCAAACGGTAAAATCCTCTATTATTTATCCGAGAACTTCCAATATCCGCATTCCCTGAACCACCTGCTGTATGTCAGCCAGATTCTTCAGGGAATGGCAATGAAATATGGTGTAGACCACTGGAGACGAAACAGAGGCCGCTGCATGGGAACCCTTTACTGGCAGGTAAATGACAACTGGCCGGTAGCTTCCTGGTCAAGTATTGATTACTTTGGACGCTGGAAAGCACTGCATTATATGGCAAAGAAATTCTATGCACCGCTGGCAGTGAGCATGAGAAAAGATGGAGAAATTTTCAGAGCATATCTGGAAAACGAAACTGCTCAGACTCAGGAATGGACCGCCACAATTTCTGTCAAAAACATGAAATGTGAAATCCTTGATTCCGTACAGGCAGCCGGATCAACTACGCCTTTCAAAGCTGAAGAAATCATCCAGATTGATGTATCAAACTGGAAAAAACAGGAAGATTATGTATTTGTAGAAACTGTATTGAAGCTTTCTGACGGTACAGTTCTCACAGACACAGAAACACTGGTTCCATACAAATATGTGGAGCTCGAAACTCCTGAGATCAATATAGATGTAGAAGAGCAGAAAGATACCTATTTACTCAAAATAAAAGCAAACTGCTTTGTACCATTCCTGTCTCTGGACTTCAAAGATGCTGATGTAACACTCGAAGATAATTTCTTCCATATTACAGATACTGAAGAAAAAGTAATCCGTGCAGACAAAAAAGACATCCGGAATGGTTCATTTAAAAATGCTCAGAATATGAAAAACAGACTGGAAATTCTTACATTGATTCCTGTAAAGGACGGCGTTCGCAATTAA
- a CDS encoding RidA family protein, with the protein MKTLETKKAPAAIGPYSQAKMVGNFVFASGQIPVDPATGEVAGDKIETQAEQSCKNVGAILEEAGLTFDNVVKTTCFLADMADFAAFNAVYEKYFTSKPARSCVAVKQLPKNVLCEVEAIAVTE; encoded by the coding sequence ATGAAAACACTTGAAACTAAAAAAGCACCAGCAGCAATCGGACCATATTCTCAGGCAAAAATGGTAGGAAACTTTGTATTCGCATCCGGCCAGATCCCGGTAGATCCGGCAACAGGTGAAGTTGCAGGTGACAAGATCGAAACACAGGCAGAGCAGTCCTGCAAGAACGTAGGCGCAATCCTTGAAGAAGCCGGACTTACATTTGACAATGTTGTTAAGACTACTTGCTTCCTGGCTGATATGGCAGACTTCGCAGCATTCAACGCTGTATATGAGAAATACTTCACAAGCAAACCAGCTCGTTCCTGCGTTGCTGTAAAACAGCTTCCAAAGAACGTACTCTGCGAAGTAGAAGCTATTGCAGTAACTGAATAA
- a CDS encoding citrate/2-methylcitrate synthase: protein MEKHEMMSLEDSKQLRERMRFFEQELLKNHHINPNLYVEYDVKRGLRDSAGKGVLTGLTEISDVNGYNLINGRQIPADGRLYYQGINVEDIVSGLKGRRFGFEETIYLLIFGKLPDKDELARFLDVMFDMEDLGGRFVRDVVMKGTNANIMNAMQRCVLALYTYDDNPEDISPENVLRQSLELIAKLPEIAVYSYHAYRHFRKDDTLFIRNPQRGLSLAENILLMLRSDGKYTELEAKVLDIALILHAEHGGGNNSTFTTHVVTSSGTDTYSSTAASIGSLKGPRHGGANLKVQNMFADLKAHVEHWDNEDEIIDYLQKVLNKEAFDHAGLIYGMGHAVYTLSDPREVILKRFAQALAEEKGMTKEFELYDRVEGIAGKLIMEHRKLFKNVCANVDFYSGFVYSMLDIPEELFTPIFAIARMPGWSAHRLEELINANKIIRPAYKYVGHHTDFIAFDER, encoded by the coding sequence ATGGAAAAACATGAAATGATGAGTCTGGAAGACTCCAAACAGCTTCGTGAAAGAATGAGATTCTTTGAACAGGAACTGCTCAAAAATCATCATATCAATCCAAATTTGTATGTAGAATATGATGTAAAAAGAGGTCTGCGTGATTCCGCAGGTAAAGGTGTCCTGACAGGTCTTACAGAGATTTCTGATGTTAATGGCTACAACCTGATCAACGGAAGACAGATTCCGGCTGATGGACGTTTATACTATCAGGGAATCAATGTAGAGGACATTGTCAGTGGTCTGAAAGGCAGACGTTTTGGCTTCGAAGAAACGATTTATCTTCTGATCTTTGGCAAACTTCCTGACAAAGATGAACTCGCCAGATTTCTGGATGTGATGTTCGATATGGAAGATCTGGGTGGCCGCTTTGTTCGTGATGTTGTTATGAAAGGTACCAATGCAAACATTATGAACGCCATGCAGCGCTGTGTTCTCGCCCTTTATACATATGACGATAACCCGGAGGATATTTCTCCTGAGAATGTACTGCGCCAGTCTCTGGAACTGATCGCAAAGCTTCCTGAAATTGCCGTATATTCCTATCATGCATACCGTCATTTCCGTAAAGATGATACTTTATTTATCCGCAATCCACAAAGGGGACTTTCTCTTGCAGAGAACATTCTTCTTATGCTCCGTTCGGATGGGAAATATACAGAACTGGAAGCGAAAGTTCTGGATATCGCGCTGATTCTTCATGCTGAGCATGGTGGTGGTAACAACTCCACTTTCACTACGCATGTGGTAACTTCTTCAGGTACGGATACCTACTCTTCTACTGCAGCATCTATCGGATCTCTGAAGGGACCACGTCATGGTGGTGCGAACCTGAAAGTCCAGAATATGTTCGCTGATCTGAAGGCACATGTAGAACATTGGGATAATGAAGATGAAATTATCGATTATCTCCAGAAAGTCCTGAATAAAGAAGCATTTGACCATGCCGGACTGATCTATGGTATGGGACATGCAGTTTATACACTTTCCGATCCCCGTGAAGTGATCCTGAAGCGTTTCGCTCAGGCACTGGCTGAGGAAAAAGGAATGACAAAGGAATTCGAACTCTATGACAGAGTGGAAGGCATTGCCGGTAAGCTGATCATGGAACATAGAAAACTGTTCAAGAATGTCTGTGCAAACGTGGACTTCTACAGTGGATTTGTATACAGCATGCTTGATATTCCAGAAGAATTATTTACACCGATCTTCGCCATTGCACGTATGCCTGGCTGGAGTGCCCACCGTCTGGAAGAACTGATCAATGCCAATAAGATCATCCGTCCTGCTTACAAATATGTGGGACATCATACAGATTTCATTGCATTTGATGAAAGATAA
- a CDS encoding acyl-CoA thioesterase, with protein sequence MSERKMKRVEDSLTEQSHLLMPKCLNAAGYLFGGQLLAWIDETAGIVAKRHAEMNVVTVAVDNMYFKAGAKVNDTIVLIGRLTHVGRSSMEVRIDTYCEALDGTRTMINRAYFTMVGTDENQHPVEVPGLIIEGVTQQIENESAQKRAKLWKVRRHEGF encoded by the coding sequence ATGTCAGAAAGAAAAATGAAACGTGTTGAGGACTCATTGACGGAACAGTCTCATTTATTAATGCCCAAATGCCTGAATGCTGCAGGCTATTTATTCGGAGGCCAGCTGCTGGCCTGGATCGATGAAACAGCAGGGATCGTTGCCAAACGTCATGCAGAAATGAATGTTGTGACAGTAGCTGTTGACAATATGTATTTTAAAGCCGGTGCCAAAGTAAACGACACGATCGTTTTGATCGGCCGCCTTACTCACGTAGGACGTTCCTCCATGGAAGTCCGCATTGATACTTACTGCGAAGCTCTCGATGGAACCAGAACCATGATCAACCGTGCCTATTTCACAATGGTGGGAACAGATGAAAACCAGCATCCTGTAGAAGTTCCGGGACTTATCATTGAGGGAGTCACACAGCAGATTGAGAACGAGTCTGCCCAGAAACGTGCGAAACTCTGGAAAGTCCGCAGACATGAAGGGTTCTGA